A portion of the Rubritalea squalenifaciens DSM 18772 genome contains these proteins:
- the purE gene encoding 5-(carboxyamino)imidazole ribonucleotide mutase — MAVKKVAIVMGSNSDWPTMKLAAEALDKFGISYEAKVVSAHRTPLGMVEFAQKAEENGFEVIIAGAGGAAHLPGMIAAITTLPVLGVPVKSSALNGQDSLLSIVQMPKGIPVATFAIGPAGAANAGLFAVSMLAGHDKELADKLKAYRQEMVEMVAQMKLED; from the coding sequence ATGGCAGTGAAAAAAGTAGCGATTGTAATGGGGAGTAATTCGGATTGGCCAACCATGAAGCTGGCCGCAGAAGCTCTGGATAAATTCGGTATTTCCTATGAAGCCAAGGTAGTCAGTGCGCACCGTACCCCGCTGGGCATGGTGGAGTTCGCACAAAAGGCGGAGGAGAACGGCTTTGAAGTCATCATCGCAGGTGCCGGTGGAGCCGCTCACTTGCCGGGCATGATTGCCGCCATCACTACTCTGCCGGTACTCGGTGTGCCAGTGAAATCCAGCGCCCTAAATGGCCAGGATTCTCTGCTCTCCATCGTGCAGATGCCAAAGGGCATTCCGGTGGCGACCTTCGCGATCGGTCCAGCCGGTGCTGCGAATGCGGGCCTCTTCGCCGTCAGCATGCTCGCAGGCCACGACAAGGAGCTTGCGGACAAGCTCAAGGCCTACCGCCAGGAAATGGTGGAAATGGTTGCACAAATGAAGCTCGAAGACTAA
- a CDS encoding alpha-2-macroglobulin family protein, with the protein MKSTCCLYLLGWMGMFLLGGMSAVAGVAEDRAAEAKMRKDGNWKEALELNKKLVNEVSDSESGQDLKDAVECISRLGLWKEVDPLIDTADEKKNPLLWLAAGEVLLSANHNGMLIANEFERGGRQWRQGAQYANVNERDRVYAIQMFRRCEGKLEKKDDQLRQLRGLGQALMAYRGGGLSWKMQVKTDLDVLPEAEVGYQRNAGTGGAPQDEEGNPVFYQVPASFEAAKNDGERWRWTLMQRIKVDEKQKASADFEWAGFLHQQFGVSSLAGYSWFGRMPDEGSDKKAGVMQVRTLKDNETICKLAGSVKRFELPQDQNYIHLYKQLYEDGNIIAGDQLVRIYLDRRQYTKAKNLLEQLLAKKENKHRRNQLEQITGNWGQFDYVSRAFPAGQEPELNMVFRNAKEVKISVLQVKTDELYKAAWDYLESNPEQLDWSQVRIYNLLNELINGKQSKFIGETIAEQLYPLKPRENYWDVRTQLKIPVKHGGQYIIKAEMEGGTPFYTMLSVEEIVMVAKNVEGGKLVYVADGKDGSPVAGAKVEYFGYKQESLKKPKLKRKFQTLTKKVSAVTGEDGGVLVKGLESGYRWMTRISKGEHVVWSGAGAYYWYSHNRQRYDKVAAFGMTNQPVYKPESEVLGKFWVRQAKYDLGGRSVFAGKKFKVEVFDPLNEKFGSELTGKADEFGGVPFKLDVPADAKLGVYRVVVWIDGVHRGQTTFRVEQFKKPEYEVIVEGPKEAIQLGDKFEATVKAKYYHGAPVTKATVKVKVMRHDYNELWFPYGPWDWLYGRGYGWLDIERPWYSGWSEWGCRCPRPFWWPGAWSQPELVFERDMPIGKNGELKVEIDSELAKLVHGDKDHRYDITAEVVDASRRTIFGNGSVLATRKPYQVSVWLDRGYAEVNQKVTASIAARTLDGKVVEAEGKAILYKVSYANGGKANEEQVAEWEVLKHPEGTAKVELSIKDPGQYRLAAKLKDAKGREVEGGVLFTVRGGKGEGDYKYNDLELIADKRTYKVGDTVKLLVNTKQENSTVWLFIRGAEERKMLKLSGKSTLVEIPVTEVDMPNFFVEAVTVSDATVHESVRELIVPPAKRVLNIAVLPNEEKYKPRADGKVKVRVTGLDGEPVKGDVVLTVYDKALEYISGGSNVTGIKEFFWKWRRHFRGGFENSLSKGHGSMVKSGTSSMQFLGVFGYSLADDATDLDIPGIPKAAGKSVSNMATGGLRSGDYAINRESVDAFLNNPSRDGSGGAVEMEEPALDFGDGEDFGDGWGEGGAPEVQIRKDFEDAIHWSGSVELDENGVGEVDVKYPDNLTTWKIKAWAMGHGTRVGEGDAEVITSKDLIVRLQAPRFFIEKDEVVLSAVVHNYHKEKKDVSVLLELEGGTLNTEEELTHKLALDADGGEQRVDWRVKVTGEGEAIVRMKVLAKDDSDAMEMTFPVYVHGMLKQESWSRVIEPRQDKVAIEISVPAERKPEESKLEIRYSPTIAGAVVDALPYLVEYPYGCTEQTLNRFVPTVITQKLLKEMNVDLEAVRNKRANLNPQEIGDDQERAKQWKHWKRNPVFSQKEVDKMVKAGVRRLLEMQLSDGGWGWFSGYGEYSSPHTTAVVLHGLTIAKQNGASIPEDRIKLGIQWLKRYEDEETERIRMWQQRKVNTKQHADAMDAFVRFVLMENSVKNEEMTGYLFRDKNHLSVYAKSLLGMSLHLMKDAERRDEVIRNIDQYLVYDAENQSAYLDLRNTGYWWYWYGSEFEAHAWYLKLKSATAPKSKETRGLVKYLINNRKHASYWNSTRDTAYCIEAIADYMRASGENTPEAEIEVLFDGKVLKTVKITKENLFSYDNKVTLGGDILSDGKHTVEIRRKGKGPLYTNAYLTVFTKEDFLKKTGLEVKVERKYYKLVRDEKKEKVAGQHGQVVEQQEDKYERIPLKVGDTVQSGDIIEVELIMESKNDYEYLIFEDWKAAGLEAEEVRSGYLYEGLHAYMEVKDEKVCFFVRSLTRGRHNLSYRLRAEIPGKFSALPARAEAMYAPELKANSDEMKLEVKDK; encoded by the coding sequence ATGAAGAGTACGTGTTGTCTATATCTGCTGGGCTGGATGGGAATGTTCCTGTTGGGGGGAATGAGTGCGGTGGCTGGAGTCGCGGAAGATCGTGCTGCGGAGGCGAAGATGCGCAAGGATGGGAACTGGAAGGAAGCTCTGGAGCTCAACAAGAAACTCGTCAATGAAGTGTCCGACTCCGAGAGCGGGCAGGATCTTAAAGATGCCGTCGAGTGTATCAGCAGGCTTGGCCTCTGGAAAGAGGTCGATCCTCTCATCGATACCGCAGACGAGAAGAAGAATCCTCTGCTGTGGCTGGCTGCAGGTGAGGTGCTTTTGAGTGCGAATCATAATGGCATGCTCATCGCCAATGAGTTTGAGCGTGGTGGTCGTCAGTGGCGGCAAGGGGCTCAGTATGCCAATGTGAATGAGCGTGACAGGGTGTACGCGATCCAGATGTTCAGACGATGTGAAGGCAAGCTGGAGAAGAAGGATGACCAGCTGCGTCAGCTCAGGGGACTGGGTCAGGCATTGATGGCCTATCGTGGTGGCGGGCTTAGCTGGAAGATGCAGGTGAAGACGGATCTGGATGTCCTTCCCGAAGCGGAAGTGGGATACCAGCGTAATGCGGGGACTGGAGGTGCGCCGCAGGACGAGGAAGGGAATCCGGTTTTCTATCAAGTGCCTGCTAGTTTCGAGGCTGCTAAAAATGATGGCGAGCGCTGGCGCTGGACGCTGATGCAGCGGATCAAAGTGGACGAGAAGCAAAAAGCGAGTGCTGATTTCGAGTGGGCTGGCTTCCTGCATCAGCAGTTTGGGGTCAGCAGCTTGGCAGGCTACTCTTGGTTTGGTCGTATGCCTGATGAAGGCAGTGACAAAAAAGCAGGCGTGATGCAGGTGCGCACACTCAAGGATAACGAGACCATCTGTAAGCTAGCGGGCTCGGTGAAGCGTTTCGAGCTTCCTCAGGACCAGAACTACATCCATCTCTACAAGCAGCTCTATGAAGACGGCAACATCATTGCCGGAGATCAGTTGGTGAGGATCTATCTGGACAGAAGGCAATACACCAAGGCCAAGAACCTGCTGGAGCAATTGCTGGCCAAAAAGGAAAACAAGCATCGCCGTAATCAGTTAGAGCAGATCACGGGAAACTGGGGGCAGTTTGATTATGTAAGCCGCGCATTCCCAGCTGGGCAGGAGCCGGAGCTCAACATGGTTTTCCGGAATGCCAAGGAGGTAAAAATCTCCGTACTTCAGGTGAAGACAGACGAACTCTACAAGGCAGCCTGGGATTACCTTGAGAGCAATCCTGAGCAGCTGGACTGGAGTCAGGTTAGAATCTACAACTTGCTGAACGAGCTGATCAACGGAAAGCAGAGCAAGTTCATCGGGGAGACCATTGCCGAGCAATTGTATCCTTTGAAGCCTCGCGAGAATTATTGGGATGTACGCACCCAGCTGAAAATCCCAGTGAAGCATGGTGGGCAGTACATCATCAAGGCTGAGATGGAGGGTGGTACCCCATTTTACACGATGCTTTCTGTGGAGGAGATTGTCATGGTGGCGAAGAATGTGGAGGGTGGAAAGCTGGTCTATGTGGCCGACGGCAAGGATGGCTCTCCGGTAGCGGGAGCCAAGGTAGAATACTTTGGTTATAAACAAGAGAGTCTGAAGAAGCCCAAATTGAAACGTAAGTTCCAGACTCTCACCAAGAAAGTGAGCGCTGTGACTGGTGAGGATGGTGGTGTGCTGGTGAAGGGGCTGGAGTCCGGCTACCGCTGGATGACCAGGATTAGCAAAGGGGAGCATGTGGTCTGGTCTGGCGCAGGAGCATACTATTGGTACTCACACAATAGGCAACGCTACGACAAGGTCGCGGCCTTTGGTATGACCAACCAGCCGGTCTACAAGCCGGAGAGCGAGGTGCTGGGTAAGTTCTGGGTGCGCCAGGCCAAGTATGATCTAGGGGGGCGCTCCGTCTTTGCAGGCAAGAAGTTTAAGGTCGAGGTCTTTGATCCCTTGAATGAAAAGTTTGGCAGCGAGCTAACAGGGAAAGCGGATGAGTTCGGCGGTGTGCCATTTAAGCTGGATGTGCCAGCGGATGCCAAGCTGGGTGTCTATCGGGTGGTTGTCTGGATCGATGGTGTGCACCGTGGCCAGACCACCTTCCGGGTGGAGCAATTCAAGAAGCCGGAATATGAGGTGATTGTGGAGGGCCCCAAAGAGGCCATCCAGCTGGGTGACAAGTTTGAAGCCACCGTGAAGGCGAAGTACTATCACGGAGCGCCTGTGACGAAGGCGACCGTCAAAGTCAAGGTGATGCGCCATGACTACAATGAACTTTGGTTCCCTTACGGCCCCTGGGATTGGCTTTATGGCAGAGGCTATGGCTGGCTTGATATTGAGCGTCCGTGGTACTCGGGCTGGAGTGAGTGGGGTTGCCGCTGTCCGCGTCCATTCTGGTGGCCGGGTGCTTGGTCCCAGCCTGAGTTGGTATTTGAGCGTGATATGCCGATCGGCAAGAATGGTGAGCTCAAGGTGGAGATCGACTCCGAGCTGGCTAAACTGGTGCACGGTGACAAGGACCACCGCTATGACATCACCGCCGAGGTGGTGGATGCATCCCGCCGTACGATCTTTGGAAATGGCAGTGTGCTGGCGACCCGTAAACCCTATCAGGTCAGTGTCTGGCTAGACCGGGGCTATGCGGAAGTGAACCAGAAAGTGACTGCTTCTATCGCGGCACGTACCCTGGATGGCAAAGTGGTGGAAGCTGAAGGCAAGGCGATCCTCTACAAGGTAAGCTATGCCAATGGTGGTAAAGCCAATGAAGAGCAGGTGGCGGAATGGGAGGTGCTGAAGCATCCCGAGGGGACAGCCAAAGTGGAACTCTCTATCAAAGACCCTGGCCAGTACAGGCTGGCTGCCAAACTTAAGGATGCCAAGGGCCGTGAAGTAGAAGGTGGCGTGCTCTTTACCGTGCGAGGCGGTAAAGGTGAAGGTGACTACAAGTACAACGATCTGGAGCTGATCGCAGACAAGCGTACCTACAAGGTGGGTGATACCGTCAAGCTGCTCGTCAATACCAAGCAGGAGAATAGTACCGTCTGGCTATTTATCCGCGGAGCGGAAGAGCGGAAGATGCTCAAGCTCTCTGGCAAGAGTACCTTGGTCGAGATTCCCGTGACAGAGGTCGATATGCCGAACTTTTTTGTCGAGGCGGTGACCGTTTCCGATGCGACGGTGCATGAGTCTGTTAGGGAGCTCATTGTTCCGCCTGCCAAGCGCGTGCTGAACATTGCGGTACTTCCCAATGAGGAGAAATACAAACCGCGTGCCGATGGTAAGGTGAAAGTGAGAGTGACTGGCCTCGATGGCGAGCCGGTGAAAGGGGACGTAGTTCTGACAGTCTACGACAAGGCGCTGGAATACATTTCCGGCGGCAGCAATGTGACGGGAATCAAAGAGTTCTTCTGGAAATGGAGAAGGCATTTCCGTGGCGGCTTTGAGAACTCGCTTTCTAAAGGTCACGGCTCGATGGTGAAGAGCGGAACGTCCTCCATGCAATTCCTCGGTGTCTTTGGCTATTCTTTGGCAGACGACGCCACTGATCTGGATATTCCCGGGATTCCTAAAGCGGCCGGGAAGAGTGTGAGTAACATGGCAACAGGTGGTTTGCGTAGCGGCGACTATGCGATCAATCGGGAAAGTGTCGACGCCTTCTTGAATAATCCATCACGAGACGGTTCAGGGGGAGCGGTCGAGATGGAGGAGCCTGCCTTGGATTTTGGCGATGGTGAGGATTTCGGTGATGGCTGGGGAGAAGGCGGTGCTCCAGAGGTGCAGATCCGTAAGGACTTTGAAGATGCCATTCACTGGAGTGGTAGCGTCGAGTTGGATGAAAATGGCGTCGGTGAGGTGGATGTGAAGTATCCCGATAACCTGACTACCTGGAAGATCAAGGCCTGGGCGATGGGGCATGGCACCCGTGTGGGCGAAGGAGATGCTGAGGTGATTACTAGCAAGGACCTGATCGTTCGCTTGCAGGCTCCAAGATTCTTCATCGAGAAAGACGAAGTCGTCCTCAGTGCCGTGGTGCATAATTACCACAAGGAGAAAAAGGATGTTAGTGTCTTGTTAGAGTTGGAAGGTGGTACGCTGAATACAGAGGAGGAGCTTACCCACAAGCTCGCCTTGGATGCCGATGGCGGTGAGCAGCGCGTGGACTGGCGCGTCAAAGTGACAGGAGAAGGTGAGGCGATCGTCCGCATGAAGGTACTTGCCAAGGATGACAGCGATGCGATGGAAATGACCTTCCCGGTCTATGTGCATGGCATGCTCAAGCAGGAATCCTGGAGCAGAGTAATCGAGCCCAGACAGGACAAGGTGGCGATTGAGATCAGTGTGCCCGCCGAGCGCAAGCCGGAGGAGAGCAAGCTGGAGATCCGCTACTCGCCTACCATTGCCGGTGCGGTGGTGGATGCCCTGCCTTATCTGGTGGAGTATCCCTATGGTTGTACAGAGCAGACGCTCAACCGTTTCGTCCCTACCGTTATTACGCAAAAACTCCTCAAGGAAATGAATGTGGATCTGGAGGCGGTGCGCAACAAGCGGGCAAACCTTAATCCACAGGAGATCGGCGATGACCAGGAACGCGCCAAGCAATGGAAGCACTGGAAGCGGAATCCTGTCTTCAGCCAGAAGGAAGTGGACAAGATGGTGAAGGCAGGCGTGCGTCGCCTGCTAGAGATGCAGTTGAGTGATGGAGGATGGGGCTGGTTCAGTGGTTACGGAGAATACTCCAGCCCGCATACCACGGCAGTGGTACTGCACGGACTGACTATCGCGAAGCAGAATGGAGCGAGTATTCCCGAGGATCGTATCAAGTTGGGAATCCAGTGGTTGAAGCGCTACGAGGACGAGGAGACCGAGCGTATCCGCATGTGGCAGCAGCGTAAGGTGAATACCAAGCAGCATGCGGATGCCATGGATGCTTTTGTCCGTTTCGTGCTGATGGAAAACAGCGTGAAGAATGAGGAAATGACAGGCTATCTCTTCCGGGATAAGAATCATCTCAGTGTTTATGCAAAATCTTTGTTAGGGATGAGTCTCCATCTGATGAAGGATGCCGAGCGTCGTGACGAGGTGATCAGAAACATCGATCAATACCTGGTTTACGATGCGGAGAATCAGTCCGCTTATCTCGATCTGCGCAACACGGGTTACTGGTGGTACTGGTACGGCAGTGAGTTTGAGGCACATGCCTGGTACCTGAAGCTCAAGTCAGCCACAGCGCCAAAGAGCAAAGAGACTCGCGGTCTTGTGAAGTACCTGATCAATAACCGGAAGCATGCCAGCTACTGGAATTCCACCAGGGACACGGCCTATTGTATTGAAGCGATTGCTGACTACATGCGTGCTAGTGGGGAGAATACTCCGGAGGCCGAAATCGAGGTGCTCTTCGATGGCAAGGTCCTGAAGACTGTAAAGATTACCAAGGAGAACCTCTTCAGCTACGACAACAAGGTCACGCTGGGCGGGGACATTCTGAGCGATGGCAAGCACACGGTAGAAATCCGCCGCAAGGGTAAAGGGCCGCTCTACACCAATGCCTACCTGACGGTCTTTACCAAGGAGGACTTCCTCAAGAAGACTGGCTTGGAAGTGAAGGTGGAGCGCAAGTATTACAAGCTCGTTCGTGATGAGAAGAAAGAGAAGGTCGCCGGCCAGCATGGCCAAGTCGTCGAGCAGCAGGAGGACAAGTACGAGCGTATCCCGCTCAAGGTGGGGGACACCGTTCAGAGCGGTGACATCATTGAGGTGGAGCTCATCATGGAGAGCAAGAACGACTACGAGTACCTGATCTTCGAGGACTGGAAGGCTGCCGGTCTGGAGGCTGAGGAAGTACGCAGCGGTTATCTCTACGAAGGTCTCCACGCCTACATGGAGGTGAAGGATGAGAAAGTTTGTTTCTTCGTCCGTTCATTGACACGGGGTAGACACAATCTCAGCTACCGTCTGCGGGCAGAAATTCCCGGCAAGTTCAGTGCCTTGCCTGCCCGTGCCGAAGCGATGTACGCGCCGGAGCTGAAGGCGAACTCAGATGAGATGAAGCTCGAGGTGAAGGACAAGTAA
- a CDS encoding sulfatase family protein — MKKLIISSFLAGCMAVTAAEKPNIVFIYGDDVGYGDVGAYGSKLIPTPNIDKLVSEGLMFTDGHCSAATCTPSRFSLLTGVHGFRHGVRVLPPNAPLTISTEALTLPKMFKQAGYNTAVIGKWHLGIGAKGTPVDWNGDVKPGPLEIGFDYSFLLPSTNDRVPTVYVKNHRVVNLDPKDPLFVGKKPANFTGTEYPDGKKNPEAMTYYKSTHGHNNSVINGIGRIGYMWGGKSALWNDETMSDVFVKEAKEYISKQKESKEPFFLYFASQDIHVPRAPHPRFQGKTKLGYRGDAMVQFDWSTGEIMKALEEAGLRENTIIVFSSDNGPVYDDGYDDGTKVHTSTKEVDNGHDGSGIYRGGKYQIYEGGTRVPFIISWPAKIKPGQSKATVSQIDFLASFAKLVGVELAEGDAFDSRDTLDAFLGKDDKGLPFMLEEARGLALREGDWKYIEGKKPQLYDLSKDPSEQKNIIKDHPERAQSMATKIKQIRQAKKGIRNLK; from the coding sequence ATGAAAAAACTAATCATTAGCTCATTTCTTGCTGGTTGCATGGCAGTGACCGCAGCGGAGAAGCCGAACATCGTCTTCATCTATGGTGATGACGTCGGCTACGGAGATGTTGGCGCCTATGGCTCCAAGCTGATCCCGACCCCGAACATCGACAAGCTGGTCAGCGAAGGCCTGATGTTCACGGATGGCCATTGCTCCGCTGCCACCTGTACTCCATCCCGCTTTTCCCTTCTTACTGGCGTGCACGGATTCCGCCATGGCGTCCGCGTGCTTCCACCGAATGCTCCACTGACTATTTCCACCGAGGCACTCACCCTGCCTAAAATGTTCAAGCAGGCTGGCTACAACACTGCCGTGATTGGCAAGTGGCACCTGGGCATCGGCGCCAAAGGTACTCCGGTAGACTGGAATGGCGATGTGAAGCCTGGTCCACTGGAGATCGGTTTCGACTATTCTTTCCTCCTCCCCTCCACCAATGACCGTGTTCCTACCGTCTATGTAAAGAACCACCGCGTAGTCAACCTGGATCCTAAGGATCCTCTCTTCGTAGGCAAGAAGCCGGCTAACTTTACCGGTACTGAGTACCCGGACGGCAAAAAGAATCCGGAGGCCATGACCTACTACAAGAGCACCCACGGCCACAACAATTCCGTGATCAACGGCATTGGCCGCATCGGCTACATGTGGGGCGGCAAGTCTGCTCTCTGGAACGATGAGACCATGTCCGACGTCTTCGTGAAGGAAGCCAAGGAATACATCAGCAAGCAGAAGGAGTCCAAAGAGCCCTTCTTCCTCTACTTCGCCTCCCAGGACATCCACGTGCCACGTGCACCGCACCCACGATTCCAAGGCAAGACCAAGCTCGGCTACCGTGGCGACGCCATGGTTCAGTTTGACTGGTCCACTGGTGAGATCATGAAGGCTCTGGAAGAAGCCGGTCTCCGCGAGAACACGATCATCGTCTTCTCCTCCGATAACGGCCCAGTCTATGACGACGGCTATGATGACGGCACCAAAGTCCACACCTCCACCAAGGAAGTCGACAACGGCCACGATGGCTCCGGCATCTACCGCGGCGGCAAGTACCAGATCTATGAAGGCGGTACCCGCGTGCCATTCATCATCAGCTGGCCAGCCAAGATCAAGCCAGGCCAGTCCAAGGCTACCGTCAGCCAGATCGACTTCCTGGCCTCCTTCGCCAAGCTGGTCGGCGTAGAGCTGGCCGAAGGCGATGCCTTCGACAGCCGCGATACCCTCGACGCCTTCCTCGGCAAAGACGACAAGGGCCTCCCATTCATGCTGGAAGAGGCACGTGGCCTCGCCCTGCGTGAAGGCGACTGGAAGTACATCGAAGGCAAGAAGCCTCAGCTCTACGACCTCAGTAAGGACCCTAGTGAGCAGAAAAACATCATCAAGGATCACCCTGAGCGCGCCCAGAGCATGGCGACCAAGATCAAGCAGATTCGCCAAGCCAAAAAAGGCATTCGCAATCTCAAGTAA
- a CDS encoding 5-(carboxyamino)imidazole ribonucleotide synthase produces MSDKVFLPGSTIGVLGSGQLARMMSQAALPLGYKVVAWSGGADSSSVKREVDLVIEGSYDDEAAKAEFLGMVDVVTVETEKLPPALLQDIASKVELRPNAKAVEITGNRELERNFLQSIDAAQTEFRIVDTPDELEKAFHELDGNCVAKTATDGYDGKGQWRLKCVEDLANCKEDWNGSCRLVVEGFVPFTMECSVVVARNAAGEVAAFPLVENIHRHHVLDVSILPGRVDESVAEKAKVLAEKVVQGLDYIGILAVELFVLENGDVWVNEIAPRPHNSGHATNDGCVTSQFEQHVRAICGLPLGDTRPHGTTVMVNLLSDIWKKDEDAFANPQIAALKSAKWHFYEKEWKAGRRKLGHVNFVAPTLEEALAESEKLRSILFEA; encoded by the coding sequence ATGTCAGATAAGGTCTTTCTTCCCGGTTCTACGATTGGAGTGCTTGGCTCCGGCCAGCTTGCCAGAATGATGTCCCAGGCCGCTTTGCCCCTTGGCTACAAGGTGGTGGCGTGGTCCGGCGGAGCGGATAGCTCCTCCGTAAAGCGCGAGGTGGATCTAGTGATCGAAGGCTCTTATGATGATGAAGCTGCCAAGGCGGAATTCCTCGGCATGGTGGACGTCGTCACCGTGGAAACGGAAAAGCTGCCGCCGGCCCTGCTGCAGGACATCGCTTCCAAAGTAGAGCTCAGGCCGAATGCCAAGGCGGTGGAAATCACCGGCAACCGCGAGCTCGAAAGAAATTTCCTCCAGTCCATCGATGCCGCCCAGACGGAATTCCGTATCGTCGATACGCCGGACGAGCTGGAAAAAGCCTTCCATGAGTTGGATGGCAACTGCGTGGCTAAGACCGCCACGGACGGCTACGATGGCAAAGGCCAGTGGAGGCTGAAGTGCGTGGAAGACCTGGCCAACTGCAAGGAAGACTGGAATGGCTCCTGCCGTCTGGTTGTCGAGGGCTTCGTGCCCTTCACCATGGAGTGCTCGGTCGTTGTCGCCCGCAATGCCGCTGGCGAAGTAGCCGCTTTCCCACTGGTGGAGAATATCCACCGTCATCACGTGCTGGATGTTTCCATCCTTCCCGGCCGCGTGGATGAGAGTGTGGCTGAAAAAGCCAAAGTGCTGGCTGAGAAGGTTGTGCAGGGGCTGGACTACATCGGCATTCTTGCCGTGGAACTTTTCGTGCTGGAGAATGGCGATGTCTGGGTCAATGAGATTGCACCCCGCCCGCACAACTCCGGCCACGCCACCAATGACGGCTGCGTGACTTCCCAGTTTGAGCAGCATGTACGTGCGATCTGTGGACTCCCCCTGGGAGATACCCGCCCGCACGGCACCACCGTCATGGTGAACCTGCTCAGCGACATCTGGAAAAAAGACGAGGATGCATTCGCTAACCCGCAGATCGCGGCGCTCAAGTCCGCCAAGTGGCACTTTTATGAAAAAGAATGGAAGGCCGGCCGTCGCAAGCTGGGCCACGTCAACTTCGTCGCCCCCACGCTGGAGGAGGCGCTTGCCGAGAGCGAGAAGCTCCGCTCCATCCTTTTCGAGGCGTAA
- a CDS encoding rhomboid family intramembrane serine protease, translating to MANHLQTSYRPVPKLSPMILLELVLAAWIIEAIDQLLLGGFLDQFGVRPRSLMGLIGIPLMPFLHGNFSHLLSNTLPFLVLGYIMLKAEGRRFLYSSVYLIFLSGLGTWLISPTNSVHIGASGLIYGYFGYILTRAWLDRHPLWMLTGIIVIIFYGGMIYGVLPNQSLQVSWQGHLCGLIAGIALGRRHRHFRPE from the coding sequence ATGGCGAATCACCTCCAGACATCCTACCGCCCCGTACCTAAACTCAGTCCCATGATCCTGCTAGAGCTCGTTCTAGCAGCCTGGATCATCGAGGCCATCGACCAATTGCTGCTTGGCGGCTTTCTGGATCAGTTCGGGGTCCGCCCTAGGAGCCTGATGGGGCTCATTGGCATTCCGCTGATGCCCTTCCTGCACGGGAACTTCTCCCACCTTCTATCCAACACCCTGCCCTTCCTCGTGCTCGGCTACATCATGCTCAAGGCGGAAGGGCGGCGCTTCCTCTACAGCTCGGTCTACCTGATCTTTCTATCAGGCCTAGGTACCTGGCTGATCTCCCCGACCAACTCAGTCCACATCGGCGCCAGCGGCCTGATTTACGGCTACTTCGGCTACATCCTGACGCGAGCCTGGCTGGACCGGCACCCGCTGTGGATGCTCACCGGCATCATCGTCATCATCTTCTACGGCGGGATGATCTACGGCGTACTCCCCAACCAAAGCCTCCAGGTATCCTGGCAAGGCCACCTATGCGGCCTCATCGCCGGCATCGCCCTCGGCAGAAGACACCGCCATTTCAGGCCGGAGTAA